From Bacillus sp. (in: firmicutes):
AACAAGTAATACAAATCGACTTCACAAGAAAAACAGAGCTCTCTTGGACAGTACAAGAAAAAAAATCAACAGAAAAGCATTTAAATTATGAGGAAAGTGAACGATTATTACAAAGCATATGGAGGAAACTTGATGAAGGATTAGGCTATTCACTGCTGTTATTAGCAATTACTTCAGGCATGCGTTATGAAGAACTCATTGGACTCACAAGGACAGACTTTGACTTTATTAATAATACGATAACTATAAACAAAACATGGGGTTACAAAAAGAATTCTCCAACAGGATTCGGTCCAACTAAAAACGAGCAGTCCATTCGGACTATTAAAATGGATCAAAAAACAATGAGTCATTTTATAAAGCTATTTAAAGTAACACCTACAAACATTAAACAATTAGTATTTTATAGTCCATCTTCAAAGTACAAAGTCATTAGCAATACAAACGCAAATAAGTTACTGAAAAAATTATTAAATGAATTAAAAATTTTTGGAATTACTCTTCATGGTTTAAGACATACGCATGGAAGTGTATTACTCTACAAAAAAGCATCTATCCAATATGTAAGTGAGCGTTTGGGTCATGGAGATATCGAAACAACATTAAAAGTGTATACACATGTTTTAAAAGAATTACGGATTGAAGATGAACAGCTAAGTACGAATACTTTTGAGCAGATGATTGTGTAAAAAAATGTGTAAAAAAATTTCAAATCTCATCGTTTCCTAACGAATACTCTTAAATAAAAAGAAGCTCATAAACCCCGTTATATCAAGGTTTATGAGCTATCTAAAAATTCTTATCGTAACTAAAATTTTCTTAAAAGTACCGGTGGTCGGGGTCGAACCGACACTCCTTTTGGGAACACGATTTTGAGTCGTGCGCGTCTGCCAATTCCGCCACACCGGCATAGGCAAATGAAATAAAAAAGAATATTAACAATTTAATATTCATATAAGGGATATTACTTTATAAATGGTGCCGAGGGCCGGAATCGAACCGGCACGGTAGTCACCTACCGCAGGATTTTAAGTCCTGTGCGTCTGCCAGTTCCGCCACCCCGGCAAAAGGATATTAAAAAGGCGACACCCGGATTTGAACCGGGGGTAAAGGTTTTGCAGACCTCTGCCTTACCACTTGGCTATGCCGCCATGGAGCGGAAGACGGGATTCGAACCCGCGACCCCCACCTTGGCAAGGTGGTGTTCTACCACTGAACTACTTCCGCAAATTTTCAAAAAAATAAATGGCTGGGCTAGCTGGATTCGAACCAGCGAATGACGGAGTCAAAGTCCGTTGCCTTACCGCTTGGCTATAGCCCATTGAATATACTTCATGACAAATCTTCAAGGACTAATACATAATTGTATAGTTTTAAAATAATGGGGCGACTGATGGGGATCGAACCCACGTATGCCGGAGCCACAATCCGGTGCGTTAACCACTTCGCCACAGCCGCCATAATATTGGCAGGGGTAGTAGGAATCGAACCCACATTGGAGGTTTTGGAGACCTCTGTTCTACCATTAAACTATACCCCTATTAAAGATGGTGGAGGGGGACGGATTCGAACCGCCGAACCCTCAGGGAGCGGATTTACAGTCCGCCGCGTTTAGCCACTTCGCTACCCCTCCAGTATATGGTGCCGGCTAAAGGACTTGAACCCTCAACCTACTGATTACAAGTCAGTTGCTCTACCAATTGAGCTAAGCCGGCATATGGTGGCTCGAGACAGAATCGAACTGCCGACACGAGGATTTTCAGTCCTCTGCTCTACCGACTGAGCTATCGAGCCATATATCATAATGGCGGTCCCGACCGGAATCGAACCGGCGATCTCCTGCGTGACAGGCAGGCATGTTAACCGCTACACCACGGGACCATTTGACATTTAAATTTTTTGGTTGCGGGGGCAGGATTTGAACCTACGACCTTCGGGTTATGAGCCCGACGAGCTACCAGACTGCTCCACCCCGCGATAATTATATAAAGTA
This genomic window contains:
- a CDS encoding site-specific integrase, with the protein product MASYQKRGNSWQYIVSHIVNGKSKPIRKSGFRTKKEAQVAAAEVEAQLSKGVMPSLKKIPFDEYFENWITIYKKNKVSLVTLEHYKYSLKAVKDYFQSRAIQDIKRQHYQIFLNELGKGKAKETVAKINGHIKACVKDAIEEQVIQIDFTRKTELSWTVQEKKSTEKHLNYEESERLLQSIWRKLDEGLGYSLLLLAITSGMRYEELIGLTRTDFDFINNTITINKTWGYKKNSPTGFGPTKNEQSIRTIKMDQKTMSHFIKLFKVTPTNIKQLVFYSPSSKYKVISNTNANKLLKKLLNELKIFGITLHGLRHTHGSVLLYKKASIQYVSERLGHGDIETTLKVYTHVLKELRIEDEQLSTNTFEQMIV